The proteins below are encoded in one region of Candidatus Planktophila lacus:
- the lgt gene encoding prolipoprotein diacylglyceryl transferase, whose product MNRSIPTPSISEVSIGPFTVHFYALCIIAGIAIAIWLGNKRLASRDESLRGVVSEVAVIAVPSGIIGGRLYHVITTPEDFFGADGELLAILKIWQGGLGIWGAISLGALGAFYSYRRLARTMSLPSFGVFLDAIAPGILLAQAIGRFGNWFNAELFGRPLDTWWGLSIPYKYRPSGYGLVETFHPTFLYEAIWCTLIAFILMGASKHWSAGCTFAAYVFSYSLGRFFIESIRIDPAHNFAGLRINQWVSMGLVMVSALVFLRLRARDKA is encoded by the coding sequence ATGAATCGCTCGATACCTACTCCCTCTATTTCGGAAGTATCAATCGGGCCTTTCACCGTTCATTTCTATGCGCTCTGCATAATTGCTGGAATTGCTATTGCAATTTGGCTAGGCAATAAGCGCCTTGCTTCTCGTGATGAATCGTTAAGAGGCGTTGTCTCTGAAGTCGCAGTGATCGCAGTGCCCTCCGGAATTATTGGTGGAAGGCTCTATCACGTAATAACAACACCAGAAGATTTCTTCGGTGCAGATGGCGAACTCCTTGCGATATTAAAGATTTGGCAGGGTGGGCTTGGAATTTGGGGCGCGATATCACTCGGTGCGCTGGGAGCGTTCTACTCTTATAGAAGACTAGCGCGCACAATGAGTTTGCCGAGTTTTGGAGTCTTTCTTGATGCAATTGCTCCAGGAATTCTCCTTGCTCAAGCGATTGGTCGATTTGGAAATTGGTTTAACGCCGAACTCTTTGGTCGCCCGCTAGATACTTGGTGGGGATTATCAATTCCATATAAATATCGACCAAGTGGATATGGCCTCGTTGAAACATTTCACCCAACATTTCTCTACGAAGCGATCTGGTGCACTTTGATCGCCTTCATATTGATGGGCGCATCGAAACACTGGTCTGCTGGTTGCACCTTCGCGGCATATGTATTTAGCTATTCGCTGGGCCGCTTCTTTATCGAATCTATCCGTATTGATCCAGCACATAACTTTGCCGGGCTTCGGATAAATCAATGGGTGAGCATGGGGCTAGTGATGGTTTCTGCGCTAGTTTTCCTCCGACTACGCGCCCGCGATAAGGCCTAA
- a CDS encoding VIT1/CCC1 transporter family protein: protein MALEDVYRRNLHHRTHRAGWLRAAVLGANDGLVSTASLMIGVSAAKAGGVDAQAFLITAGAAGIAAGAMSMAVGEYVSVRSQNDVEESDRVLEMQHLAIDPESELIELQHIYIERGLTPELAMQVAKAMHDRDPLEAHLRDELGQFPHTKARPVQAAMASAAAFTAGGLIPFVGAFAPTPGKAAATIVAFTIIGLTLTGILSAKTAGSKILAPTLRVIVGGCIGMAITAGIGQALHLSGI from the coding sequence ATGGCACTTGAAGATGTTTACCGTAGAAATCTACATCACCGCACTCATCGCGCAGGTTGGTTACGCGCTGCAGTTCTTGGTGCAAATGATGGTTTAGTTTCTACCGCATCGCTAATGATTGGTGTATCCGCAGCGAAAGCTGGCGGAGTAGACGCACAAGCGTTCTTGATTACTGCAGGCGCCGCAGGAATTGCTGCGGGAGCGATGTCGATGGCTGTTGGTGAATACGTTTCAGTTCGTTCACAAAATGATGTTGAAGAATCTGATCGTGTCTTGGAGATGCAACATCTAGCAATTGATCCTGAGTCAGAACTTATCGAACTGCAACATATCTATATCGAACGTGGGCTAACGCCAGAACTCGCAATGCAAGTTGCAAAGGCGATGCACGATCGCGATCCTTTAGAAGCACATCTGCGCGATGAGCTCGGACAGTTTCCTCACACTAAAGCCCGACCTGTCCAAGCAGCGATGGCATCTGCTGCAGCATTCACCGCTGGAGGATTAATCCCATTCGTTGGCGCCTTTGCTCCAACTCCAGGAAAAGCGGCAGCAACAATTGTCGCTTTCACCATTATTGGTTTAACTCTGACCGGAATCCTGAGCGCAAAGACGGCAGGCTCAAAGATCCTCGCTCCGACTCTTCGCGTGATCGTGGGCGGGTGTATCGGCATGGCAATTACCGCTGGAATCGGCCAGGCGCTCCATTTGAGCGGTATCTAA
- the gltB gene encoding glutamate synthase large subunit, whose translation MALPSNYPTQQGLYDPANEHDACGVAMVATLNKVATHEIVEKALTALRNLEHRGASGAEPDSGDGAGILIRVPDAFYRAVTDFKLPAEGHYATGIAFVAQGAEVRSEIAKIAAEEGLTVLGWRDLPINAKSLGKTAVSVMPKFEQVFLAGNKDESGIALDRLAFCLRKRAEHSLDLYFPSLSSQTIVYKGMLTTGQLEEFFPDLSDVRVVSPLALVHSRFSTNTFPSWPLAHPYRFIAHNGEINTVKGNRNWMRARESLLASELIPGDLSRLFPIVEMSGSDSASFDEVLELLYLGGRSLPHSVLMMIPEAWENHTTMSQKRRDFYAFHASLMEPWDGPACVTFTDGHQVGAVLDRNGLRPSRFWVTDDGLVVLASEVGVLDFPAEKIVRKGRLQPGKMFLVDIEAGRIIEDDEIKDSLADAAPYGEWLHAGMMKLSDLPSREHIIYPHSSVVRRQRAFGYTEEELRILVTPMAKNGMEALGSMGTDTPIAALSEKPRLLFDYFSQLFAQVTNPPLDAIREELVTSLGGSIGPEHNLLDPGPSSCRQISLAFPVIDNDELAKIIHVNADGDHPGLSAYVVRGLFPVSGDGNTLHTRLEEIKREVSDAISAGARIIVLSDRDGDAEDAPIPSLLLTAAVHHHLIREKTRTKVGLVVEAGDVREVHHVALLIGYGAAAVNPYLAMESAEDLVLQGVITGITPEKAVRNIIKSLGKGVLKVMSKMGISTIASYTGAQVFEAIGLSQEVVDEYFVGTTSRLGGISLDTIAEETLARHHIAYPPGGAIPGSKRLPIGGEYQWRRDGEPHLFNPETVFALQHSTRSKRYDIFKRYTSKVDGQSKELMTLRGLFAFNEGVRPAISIDEVEPISEIVKRFSTGAMSWGSVSQEVHETLAIAMNRLGAKSNTGEGGEDPSRFTPMENGDSKRSAIKQVASGRFGVTSNYLVNADDIQIKIAQGAKPGEGGQLPGNKVYPWIAKVRYSTPGVGLISPPPHHDIYSIEDLAQLIHDLKNANKNARIHVKLVAEVGVGTVAAGVSKAHADVVLISGHDGGTGASPLTSLKHAGAPWELGLAETQQTLLLNGLRDRIVVQADGQLKTGRDVVIAALLGAEEYGFATAPLVVSGCVMMRVCHLDTCPVGVATQNPELRKKFTGKPEFVETFFEYIAEEVREILASLGFRTMQEAIGHVEYLDTRDAVNHWKASGLDLAPLLVRPDVDSPLHRTTVQDHGLAAALDNKLIELSAPALDKGESVRIDLPVRNVNRTVGTMLGAEVTRRYGADGLPIGTIDVTLHGSAGQSLGAFLPRGVVIRMYGDSNDYVGKGISGGRVIVRPDERATFASHENVIAGNVIGYGSTSGQIYIRGLVGERFCVRNSGATAVVEGIGDHGCEYMTGGTVVVLGRTGRNFAAGMSGGRAFVLDLNPAQVNGELVDILAVPEDQKESLKALVSDFFTETGSEVASALLADWNAALNRISLVMPRDYARVLAAIERATKDGLPVDQYVMEVAANG comes from the coding sequence ATGGCTCTTCCATCTAATTACCCAACACAACAGGGTCTCTACGATCCCGCAAACGAGCATGATGCATGCGGCGTTGCAATGGTTGCTACTCTAAATAAAGTTGCTACACATGAGATTGTTGAAAAGGCGCTTACCGCTCTACGTAATTTAGAACACCGCGGCGCATCAGGTGCTGAACCAGATAGCGGTGATGGCGCAGGAATTTTGATTCGCGTTCCAGATGCTTTCTATCGCGCAGTTACCGACTTTAAACTTCCCGCTGAAGGCCACTACGCAACAGGTATTGCATTTGTTGCACAAGGTGCCGAAGTTCGATCAGAAATTGCGAAGATCGCAGCGGAGGAAGGCCTAACTGTTCTCGGTTGGCGCGATCTTCCAATCAATGCGAAATCACTTGGCAAGACTGCAGTTTCAGTTATGCCAAAGTTTGAACAGGTCTTTCTTGCCGGCAATAAAGACGAATCAGGAATTGCGTTAGATCGTCTCGCCTTCTGCCTTAGAAAACGCGCTGAACATTCACTCGATCTTTACTTCCCATCACTTTCTTCACAGACAATTGTTTACAAAGGAATGCTTACAACAGGACAGCTCGAAGAGTTCTTCCCGGATCTAAGCGATGTGCGCGTGGTATCTCCGCTTGCACTTGTTCACTCACGCTTTTCTACAAATACATTTCCTTCGTGGCCACTTGCCCATCCATACCGATTTATTGCTCACAACGGTGAGATCAATACCGTTAAGGGAAATCGCAACTGGATGCGCGCCCGCGAATCACTTCTTGCTAGCGAGTTAATTCCTGGAGACCTCAGCCGCCTCTTTCCTATCGTGGAAATGTCCGGCAGTGACTCTGCTTCCTTTGATGAAGTTCTAGAACTTCTCTACCTAGGTGGACGATCTTTGCCACATTCAGTTTTGATGATGATTCCGGAAGCGTGGGAAAATCACACAACGATGTCGCAGAAACGTCGCGACTTTTACGCCTTCCATGCATCTCTTATGGAGCCATGGGATGGTCCAGCATGTGTAACTTTCACAGATGGGCATCAAGTTGGTGCAGTTCTAGATCGTAACGGGCTACGTCCATCACGTTTCTGGGTTACCGATGATGGGCTAGTTGTTCTTGCATCTGAAGTCGGTGTTCTCGATTTCCCTGCTGAAAAGATTGTTCGTAAGGGTCGCTTGCAGCCAGGCAAGATGTTCCTAGTTGATATTGAAGCCGGGCGAATTATTGAAGATGATGAGATAAAAGATTCGTTGGCTGATGCTGCGCCATATGGTGAATGGTTACACGCCGGAATGATGAAGCTATCTGATCTTCCTTCTCGCGAACACATTATTTATCCGCATTCATCTGTTGTCCGTCGCCAACGCGCCTTCGGTTATACCGAAGAAGAATTGCGCATCTTGGTTACTCCAATGGCTAAGAACGGCATGGAAGCGCTCGGCTCAATGGGTACCGATACTCCAATCGCAGCGCTCTCTGAAAAACCACGTCTGCTCTTTGATTACTTCTCACAGCTCTTTGCACAAGTAACAAATCCTCCACTTGATGCAATCCGTGAAGAACTTGTCACAAGTCTGGGCGGATCAATTGGTCCAGAACATAATTTGCTTGATCCAGGTCCTTCATCTTGCCGTCAGATCTCGCTCGCCTTCCCAGTTATCGATAATGATGAACTTGCCAAGATCATCCACGTAAATGCTGATGGCGACCATCCAGGTTTATCTGCCTACGTTGTTCGCGGACTCTTTCCAGTATCCGGCGATGGAAATACTTTGCACACTCGTCTAGAAGAGATTAAGCGCGAAGTATCTGATGCAATTTCTGCAGGAGCGCGCATTATTGTTCTATCCGATCGCGATGGCGATGCCGAAGATGCGCCAATTCCTTCTCTTCTCTTAACTGCGGCAGTTCACCACCATTTAATTCGCGAAAAGACTCGCACCAAGGTTGGTTTAGTTGTTGAAGCAGGCGATGTTCGCGAAGTTCACCATGTGGCTCTTCTTATTGGTTACGGCGCAGCCGCAGTTAACCCGTATCTTGCGATGGAATCTGCTGAAGATTTAGTCCTGCAAGGCGTAATCACTGGCATTACTCCCGAAAAGGCTGTTCGCAACATTATTAAGAGTTTAGGAAAAGGCGTTCTCAAGGTTATGTCGAAGATGGGTATTTCGACGATCGCCTCTTACACCGGAGCGCAGGTATTCGAAGCGATCGGACTTTCTCAAGAAGTTGTCGATGAATACTTTGTTGGTACCACTTCACGTCTTGGTGGAATCAGCCTCGACACAATCGCTGAAGAAACTTTGGCGCGCCACCACATTGCATATCCACCTGGGGGAGCGATCCCAGGTTCAAAGCGCCTGCCAATCGGTGGCGAATACCAATGGCGTCGCGATGGCGAACCACATCTATTTAATCCAGAGACTGTCTTTGCGTTGCAGCACTCAACTCGTTCAAAGCGCTACGACATCTTCAAGCGTTACACCAGCAAGGTCGATGGCCAGAGTAAAGAGCTAATGACTCTACGCGGACTCTTTGCATTTAATGAGGGTGTTCGTCCGGCAATTTCTATCGATGAAGTTGAACCAATTTCTGAGATCGTCAAGCGCTTCTCAACAGGTGCGATGTCATGGGGCTCGGTCTCACAAGAAGTTCATGAAACTTTAGCAATTGCCATGAACCGACTCGGCGCCAAATCAAATACTGGCGAAGGCGGAGAAGATCCATCGCGCTTTACCCCAATGGAAAATGGCGATTCCAAGCGCAGTGCGATTAAGCAGGTTGCTAGCGGACGTTTCGGAGTAACAAGCAACTACCTTGTTAACGCCGATGATATTCAAATCAAAATTGCGCAAGGTGCAAAGCCCGGTGAAGGCGGACAGTTGCCCGGCAACAAGGTTTATCCATGGATTGCAAAGGTGCGTTACTCAACTCCAGGTGTTGGCTTGATTTCACCACCACCACATCACGATATTTACTCAATCGAAGATCTGGCACAACTGATCCACGATTTGAAGAATGCCAATAAGAATGCACGTATTCACGTCAAACTGGTTGCTGAAGTCGGTGTCGGCACCGTTGCTGCAGGAGTTAGCAAGGCGCATGCTGATGTTGTTCTGATCTCCGGTCATGATGGCGGAACTGGTGCATCACCACTTACTTCACTTAAACATGCTGGTGCTCCTTGGGAGTTAGGTCTTGCCGAAACGCAGCAGACGCTTCTGTTAAATGGTCTGCGCGATCGCATCGTTGTACAAGCAGATGGTCAGCTAAAGACGGGTCGCGATGTTGTTATCGCAGCGTTACTGGGCGCCGAAGAATACGGTTTTGCTACCGCGCCGCTAGTCGTTTCTGGTTGCGTAATGATGCGCGTCTGTCACTTGGATACCTGTCCAGTTGGTGTGGCAACACAAAATCCAGAGCTACGTAAGAAATTTACCGGCAAGCCAGAGTTTGTCGAAACTTTCTTCGAGTACATCGCGGAAGAAGTACGTGAAATTTTGGCCAGCCTTGGTTTCCGCACAATGCAAGAGGCGATCGGTCACGTTGAATATCTCGACACTCGCGATGCGGTAAATCACTGGAAAGCCAGCGGCCTGGATCTAGCACCACTACTAGTACGCCCAGATGTGGATTCACCTCTGCACCGCACAACAGTGCAAGATCATGGATTAGCTGCAGCGCTCGACAATAAGTTGATTGAACTCTCCGCCCCGGCACTCGATAAGGGTGAAAGCGTTCGTATCGACCTGCCAGTTCGAAATGTGAACCGAACAGTTGGCACGATGTTGGGTGCAGAAGTCACAAGACGTTACGGCGCTGACGGATTACCAATTGGCACGATCGATGTAACTCTGCATGGCTCTGCTGGACAGTCACTTGGAGCGTTCTTGCCTCGAGGAGTTGTTATTCGTATGTATGGCGATAGCAATGACTACGTAGGTAAAGGTATTTCTGGCGGTCGCGTAATAGTTCGTCCAGATGAAAGAGCGACCTTTGCATCTCATGAAAACGTAATCGCCGGAAACGTAATCGGTTATGGATCCACATCAGGCCAGATCTATATTCGTGGCTTGGTCGGTGAAAGATTCTGTGTTCGTAACTCAGGCGCAACTGCAGTCGTCGAAGGAATCGGAGATCACGGTTGCGAATACATGACTGGTGGCACCGTTGTTGTACTGGGTCGCACCGGACGTAATTTTGCAGCAGGTATGTCTGGCGGCCGCGCATTTGTTTTGGATCTAAATCCTGCACAAGTTAACGGCGAACTCGTCGACATCTTGGCGGTTCCAGAAGATCAGAAGGAGTCGCTAAAGGCTCTGGTCTCTGACTTCTTTACCGAGACTGGATCAGAAGTTGCTTCCGCGCTTCTTGCAGATTGGAACGCTGCGCTAAATCGCATCTCGTTGGTAATGCCACGCGACTACGCGCGCGTCTTAGCGGCCATTGAACGCGCTACAAAAGATGGCTTACCGGTTGATCAATATGTAATGGAGGTTGCAGCAAATGGCTGA
- a CDS encoding glutamate synthase subunit beta, giving the protein MADPKGFLTTPRETPKRRPVDVRIKDWHEVYEPQSMEHLQKQAGRCMDCGIPFCHQGCPLGNLIPEWNDLIWRGDKEEAIDRLHATNNFPEFTGRLCPAPCETACVVGINADAVTIKQVELRTIEEAFGAGNVKPLAPERLTGKTVAVIGSGPAGLAAAQQLTRAGHTVAVYERADKIGGLLRYGIPEFKMEKNILDRRLTQMEKEGTRFRPGVNVGVELTGSDLRKKYDAIVLAVGATQWRDLPIKGRENKGIYQAMEFLPWGNKQALGEVVNPDINVAGKHVVILGGGDTGADCLGTSIRQGAASVTQLEIMPRPTEERPSSQPWPTYPMIYRVSSAHEELDNRLFAVSTEEFIGDGNGNVKAIKLVETKFENGKFEPVPGTEKEIPADFVFLAMGFTGPEKSALLTQLNVELDERGNIKRDANFQTSEEGIFVAGDAGRGQSLIVWAIAEGRSAAAGVDTYLEGESQLPSPIEPTDRSLMV; this is encoded by the coding sequence ATGGCTGATCCAAAGGGATTTCTAACTACGCCGCGCGAGACTCCAAAGCGCCGTCCAGTTGATGTACGTATCAAAGATTGGCATGAGGTTTACGAACCACAGAGCATGGAGCACTTGCAGAAGCAGGCAGGTCGTTGCATGGATTGCGGCATTCCTTTCTGTCATCAAGGTTGCCCACTGGGAAATTTGATTCCCGAGTGGAATGACTTGATCTGGCGCGGCGATAAAGAAGAAGCTATCGATCGCCTTCACGCAACAAATAACTTCCCAGAATTCACAGGTCGCCTCTGCCCAGCACCTTGCGAGACTGCGTGCGTCGTTGGAATTAACGCTGATGCAGTAACAATCAAGCAGGTAGAACTGCGCACAATTGAAGAAGCCTTCGGTGCCGGAAATGTAAAGCCGCTCGCTCCAGAAAGATTGACTGGTAAGACTGTTGCAGTAATTGGTTCCGGCCCTGCTGGACTAGCTGCTGCACAACAGCTAACTCGTGCCGGACATACCGTTGCCGTTTATGAACGCGCCGACAAGATCGGTGGACTTCTTCGCTACGGAATTCCTGAATTTAAGATGGAGAAGAACATTCTGGATCGCCGTTTAACTCAGATGGAGAAGGAAGGAACTCGCTTCCGTCCTGGAGTAAACGTGGGAGTTGAGCTAACTGGAAGTGACCTGCGCAAGAAGTACGATGCAATAGTTCTTGCCGTTGGTGCAACCCAATGGCGCGATCTTCCGATTAAAGGTCGTGAAAATAAGGGCATCTATCAGGCGATGGAGTTCTTGCCTTGGGGCAATAAGCAAGCACTTGGTGAAGTTGTAAACCCTGATATCAACGTTGCAGGTAAGCATGTAGTAATTCTTGGTGGGGGAGATACGGGCGCAGATTGCTTGGGAACTTCAATCCGCCAAGGCGCAGCAAGCGTTACTCAACTTGAGATCATGCCTCGCCCAACTGAAGAACGCCCATCATCACAACCTTGGCCAACTTACCCAATGATCTACCGAGTTTCTTCTGCTCATGAAGAGTTGGATAACCGACTCTTTGCAGTTAGTACTGAAGAATTTATCGGTGATGGAAACGGCAACGTAAAGGCGATCAAACTCGTTGAGACAAAGTTTGAAAATGGAAAGTTTGAGCCAGTTCCAGGAACAGAGAAAGAAATACCTGCTGATTTTGTATTTCTTGCAATGGGCTTTACTGGTCCAGAAAAGTCAGCGCTACTAACTCAACTCAACGTTGAATTAGATGAGCGCGGAAACATTAAACGCGATGCCAACTTCCAGACCAGCGAAGAAGGAATTTTCGTTGCTGGAGATGCCGGTCGTGGTCAATCTCTAATTGTTTGGGCAATCGCTGAAGGGCGAAGCGCAGCAGCGGGAGTCGATACTTATTTAGAAGGCGAGAGCCAACTGCCTTCACCGATCGAACCGACTGATCGCTCCCTAATGGTTTAA